The Acipenser ruthenus chromosome 60, fAciRut3.2 maternal haplotype, whole genome shotgun sequence nucleotide sequence tcacactcctcctctctatcctgtatcacactcctcctctatcctgtatcacactcctctctcctgtatcacactcctctctctcctgtctcacacccctcctctctatcctgtatcacactcctcctctctatcctgtctcacaccctcctctctatcctgcatcacactcctcctctctctcctgtatcacactcctcctctctatcctgtatcacactcctcctctctatcctgtatcacactcctcctctctatcctgtctcacactcctcctctctatcctgtctcacactcctcctctctatcctgtctcacactcttcctctctatcctgtctcacaccctcctctctatcctgtctcacaccctcctctctctcctgtctcacactcctcctctctatcctgtatcacactcctcctctctatcctgtatcacactcctcctctctatcctgcatcacactcctcctctatcctgtatcacactcctcctctctatcctgtgtcacactcctcctctctctcctgcatcacactcctcctctctctcctgtatcacactcctcctctctcctgcatcacactcctcctctctatcctgtgtcacactcctcctctctatcctgtgtcacactcctcctctctatcctgtatcacaccctcctctctctcctgtatcacacccctcctctctctcctgtatcacacccctcctctctctcctgtatcacactcctcctctctatcctgtgtcacactcctcctctctatcctgtgtcacactcctcctctctatcctgcatcacactcctcctctctatcctgcatcacactcctcctctctatcctgtatcacactcctcctctctatcctgtgtcacactcctcctctctatcctgtatcacactcctcctctctatcctgcatcacactcctcctctctgtcctgtatcacactcctcctctctatcctgtatcacaccctcctctctatcctgtatcacactcctcctctctctcctgcatcacactcctcctctctatcctgtatcacactctcctctctatcctgtatcacactcctcctctctatcctgtatcacaccctcctctctatcctgcatcacactcctcctctctatcctgtatcacactcctcctctctatcctgtatcacaccctcctctctatcctgtgtcacactcctcctctctatcctgtgtcACACTCTCCTCTCTGTCCTGCAGGAGGAGCTGGATGTCAAGGCTCTGCAGATGAAGAACAGGAAGCTGGCTGAGACGCTGGACCAGCGGCAGCTGATCGAGGACGAGCTGCGAGAGACGATTGAGCGTCTGGAGAGGAGGCAGGCCACCGACGATGCCAGCCTGCTCATCCTGAACCGCTACTGGAGCCAGGTAACTGGGAGCactgggagagaggcagggcTGGGAaccagactcccgctgcacagcagtgtgatccagtcctggtttcactaggagtttaataataagacacacctgagcttgttagctagacacactggggctgatcaagctggtagtaaaacctggactggatcacactgctgtgggataggagtctgattaccagccctggagagagagggagatttctttaacctgaaACTGTAACTGTACTGAtaataaattgattttaaaagtctccctctctcttcttcctctctcctcttcctctccccctccctctctctctctctcctctctccccctccctctccctctctctgtcctctctccctccccctccccctctctctctctccccctccctcttcctctccccctccctctctctctctcctccctctctctctctcctctctccctctctctcactctccctccccctctctcactctccctccccctctccctctctctctcgctcttctctctcctctcccccctccctcttcctatccctctccctctacctctccctccctctctctctctccctccctctctctcctctctctcccctccctctccctctctctctctccctctctccccctctctcctctctctccccctccctctctctctcctctctcccccctccctctccctctctctcctctctccctctcccccctctctccccctctctcccccctccctctcccccctccctctctctcccctctctcactctccctccccctctccccctctctctctctctctgtctctctctctctctctctcttatcctCTCAGTTTGATGAGAATATCCGTCTCATCATTCGTCGATATGATCTGGACTCGGAACTCTCCGAGCCGCTGAGTGACAGGAAGGCTCTAGAACCTTCGGAGCGCAAGAGTCTAGAACCCTCGGACCCCGGAACCGGACTCCGACAGCAACCCGGAGAGAGGGAGTGTgcgagagagggagaaggaggagagaggaggaggagagagagctggggctggagaggggaggagagaagagagaggtgagtgtgtgagagagggagaaggaggagagaggaggagagagagccggggctggagaggggaggagagaagagagaggtgagtgtgcgagagagggagaaggaggagagaggaggaggagagagagctggggctggagaggggaggagagaagagagaggtgagtgtgtgagagagggagaaggaggagagaggaggaggagaaggagagagagccggggctggagaggggaggagagaagagagaggtgagtgtgtgagagagggagaaggaggagagaggaggagagagagctggggctggagaggggaggagagaagagagaggtgagtgtgcgagagagggagaaggaggagagaggaggagagagagccggggctggagaggggaggagagaagagagaggtgagtgtgtgagagagggagaaggaggagagaggaggagagagagagagccggggctggagaggggaggagagaagagagaggtgagtgtgtgagagagggagaaggaggagagaggaggagagagagctgGGGCTGGAGAGGGGAtgagagaagagagaggtgagtgtgtgagagagggagaaggaggagagaggaggaggagagagagctggggctggagaggggaggagagaagagagaggtgagtgtgtgagagagggagaaggaggagagaggaggaggagagagagccggggctggagaggggaggagagaagagagaggtgagtgtgtgagagagggagaaggaggagagaggaggaggagagagagccggggctggagaggggaggagagaagagaggtgagtgtgtgagagagggagaaggaggagagaggaggaggagagagagctggggctggagaggggaggagagaagagagaggtgagtgtgtgagagagggagaaggaggagagaggaggagagagagagagccggggctggagaggggaggagagaagagagaggtgagtgtgtgagagagggagaaggaggagagaggaggaggagaaggagagagagccggggctggagaggggaggagagaagagagaggtgagtgtgtgagagagggagaaggaggagagaggaggaggagaaggagagagagccggggctggagaggggaggagagaagagagaggtgagtgtgtgagagagggagaaggaggagagaggaggagagagagctggggctggagaggggaggagagaagagagaggtgagtgtgcgagagagggagaaggaggagagaggaggagagagagccggggctggagaggggaggagagaagagagaggtgagtgtgtgagagagggagaaggaggagagaggaggagagagagagagccggggctggagaggggaggagagaagagagaggtgagtgtgtgagagagggagaaggaggagagaggaggagagagagctggggctggagaggggaggagagaagagagaggtgagtgtgtgagagagggagaaggaggagagaggaggaggaggagagagagctggggctggagaggggaggagagaagagagaggtgagtgtgcgagagagggagaaggaggagagaggaggagagagagctggggctggagaggggaggagagaagagagaggtgagtgtgtgagagagggagaaggaggagagaggaggaggagagagagctggggctggagaggggaggagagaagagagaggtgagtgtgtgagagagggagaaggaggaggagagagagctggggctggagaggggaggagagaagagagaggtgagtgtgtgagagaggggaggagtggaaatgtgtgtctgtctctccagGGAGAGTCAGGATCCAACTGGATCCTCTCTCATCAATCACGAGAGAGACTCGACCAAGAACAAAAGTCATCGAGAAACCGAGAACTCGCTGTTCTAATAATTAGAtgaagtgtctgtctgtctgtcagtgtctcTCTGTCGGGGTGTGTGTGcatatctctctctcctctctgtgtaagtgtctttgtgtgtgtgtgt carries:
- the LOC131725050 gene encoding E3 ubiquitin-protein ligase BRE1A-like, whose amino-acid sequence is MSGLKRPAGSEPSTSAPPEKKRERERDGAAGGGGEEGGGTTVETVIKVGGVSSTEELDVKALQMKNRKLAETLDQRQLIEDELRETIERLERRQATDDASLLILNRYWSQFDENIRLIIRRYDLDSELSEPLSDRKALEPSERKSLEPSDPGTGLRQQPGERECAREGEGGERRRRESWGWRGEERRESPQ